In Chitinophaga nivalis, a single genomic region encodes these proteins:
- a CDS encoding endo alpha-1,4 polygalactosaminidase — protein MKTMRSQLLFAYLMYGTLTSCTSKENVTLSLKDSTTQANRQQAAVVDYRQEMRNFVIGISQYAKSRQPQFAIIPQNGHDLVTTDGEPNGPLATSYLQAIDGVGREDLLFGYDNDNVATPAAETQTMQAFLNRIKTTKKVLITDYCSGKTNMDKSYRTNNGNGYISFAADQRELNHIPAYPATPYGVNNSDITQIMQAKNFLYIINPESATKAKFLNDIAATNYDLIIMDLYFDSATIFTAADIDRLKRKANGGKRLVVSYMSIGEAESYRYYWGATWKPGNPPFIREKDPNWKGNYYAAYWNLDWQHIIYGNDTSYLKKILDSHFDGAYLDLIDAFEYFEGKRQ, from the coding sequence ATGAAAACCATGCGTAGCCAACTACTTTTCGCCTATCTGATGTATGGCACCCTAACCAGCTGTACGTCTAAAGAAAATGTTACCCTTTCGTTGAAGGATTCCACCACACAGGCAAACCGGCAGCAAGCCGCCGTGGTAGACTACCGGCAGGAAATGCGGAACTTTGTTATCGGCATCAGCCAATATGCCAAATCCAGGCAACCACAATTTGCCATCATCCCGCAAAACGGGCATGACCTGGTAACCACGGACGGAGAACCCAACGGTCCGCTGGCCACCAGCTACCTGCAGGCTATTGATGGCGTAGGCAGGGAAGATCTTTTATTTGGTTACGACAACGACAATGTAGCCACACCAGCCGCCGAAACACAAACGATGCAGGCATTTCTGAACAGGATCAAGACAACTAAAAAAGTATTGATCACCGATTACTGTTCCGGAAAAACCAATATGGATAAATCATATCGTACCAATAACGGGAACGGCTATATTTCTTTTGCTGCCGACCAGCGCGAACTGAATCATATTCCCGCCTACCCCGCTACGCCTTACGGTGTTAACAACAGCGATATCACCCAGATCATGCAGGCAAAAAATTTCCTGTATATCATTAATCCGGAAAGTGCTACCAAAGCTAAATTCCTGAATGACATTGCTGCTACCAACTACGACCTGATTATCATGGATCTGTATTTTGACTCGGCGACTATCTTTACGGCTGCAGACATCGACCGGCTAAAGCGCAAGGCCAATGGCGGCAAACGGCTGGTGGTGAGTTATATGTCTATCGGAGAAGCGGAGAGCTACCGCTACTACTGGGGCGCTACCTGGAAGCCGGGCAACCCGCCTTTCATCCGCGAAAAAGATCCAAACTGGAAAGGCAACTACTATGCAGCCTACTGGAACCTCGACTGGCAGCACATCATCTATGGTAATGACACTTCCTATCTGAAAAAAATACTGGATAGTCATTTTGATGGCGCCTACCTGGATCTGATCGATGCCTTTGAGTATTTTGAAGGAAAAAGGCAATAA
- a CDS encoding TonB-dependent receptor: MYQPNRTKVLLCLLTTCFFTFLHTYAQVTTATLSGVVKNEEGQPLPGATIKVLYEDAGINKGLVTKSDGSFLVPNLRVGGPYTVTVSFTGFAVKTATNIYLNLGQNTALDLRLSASVGKLNEVVVSGRSTIFNDQRTGASTNIGASQIRQLPTISRSVDDYLRLAPSASPTYNGISFAGRNGQYNNFSLDGAVFNNPFGLDAPAPGGQTNSQPISLDAIDQVQINVAPYDVTQSGFTGAGVNTVTKSGSNKFTGTVYAFFRNDALSGNKIDGQKIPVPTLEHFQAGFSLGGAIKKNKLYYFINFESEQRKDEASAYVAANAGNKGDVTTSRVLEDDLLAVSAVLSKRYGYETGPYQDYNLKRSNYKWLAKLDWVINSKHALSFTYNGLQGSQDKGAHPNAINRRGPDAITLQFRNAGYEMVNQLHSFGLELKSNFSDTYANKFRAVYTSFRDRRNPFSEPFPVLNITKFNVPYIVAGYEPFSINNRLNQDALQLTNNFNIILPKHTITVGASYEQFKFGNSFNLTGFGYTIFSGIDINTFLTTAAAGGYDANVTYARNRAAANQWTWYYLTVGQLSAYVQDEWNAANNLKITYGVRADKALYFPSKASYNSPNVNPDGTLSGTYLTGTPTVPNKDNLVLYDEAGNRVKNGPGEAIDNTRMPSGKILISPRLGFNWDINGDKKVQLRGGTGIFTGRFPFVWVGNAIGNPFTGYYNVTAHDFKWPQIWRSNIGLDYRLPVGTILTADVAYSKDLNAMMVRDYGLGTPNGRLNSGTGDTRSVYLPGDKGNTGTYVFTNANVGYSFNTSLQAQQNFRKGYFLTFGYNYLVAKDASSISAEISGDAFDRNPVLGNANKAVESASLYGNTHRFTLAGIKKFEYGKGKYATTISFFGSWTSGNRFSYVYGGDINNDGSPSNDLLYVPTRSEVGNMNFAAYTDAAGRLQDAAAQGAALEAFIDQDKYLRQHRGQYTGKYEGTTPWFSQLDLRILQDFNFRTKEHVRTLQLSIDVVNLGNLLNSSWGLRKYASPTGYYQPLTYTGKDAGGKAVYQFDPSQTSTFITSPDLPSRWQLQVGLRYTF, translated from the coding sequence ATGTATCAACCAAATCGAACCAAAGTATTATTATGCTTATTGACGACCTGTTTTTTTACGTTCCTGCACACCTATGCCCAGGTGACCACGGCTACGCTGAGTGGCGTAGTTAAAAATGAAGAAGGCCAACCCTTACCGGGAGCCACCATAAAAGTGCTGTATGAAGATGCGGGGATCAACAAAGGACTGGTGACCAAATCCGACGGTAGTTTCCTCGTACCTAACCTGCGGGTAGGCGGGCCTTACACAGTTACGGTTTCTTTTACCGGTTTCGCGGTAAAAACAGCCACCAATATCTACCTGAATCTGGGTCAGAATACGGCACTGGACCTGCGTTTGTCGGCATCGGTGGGGAAACTGAATGAGGTGGTAGTCAGCGGCCGCTCTACCATTTTCAATGACCAGCGTACGGGTGCTTCTACCAACATCGGCGCTTCCCAGATCCGGCAGTTGCCCACTATTTCCCGTTCTGTAGATGATTACCTGCGGCTGGCGCCTTCGGCCTCACCAACGTATAATGGTATTTCCTTTGCCGGCAGAAACGGGCAATACAACAATTTCTCCCTCGACGGGGCGGTATTCAATAATCCTTTTGGACTGGATGCCCCGGCGCCCGGCGGCCAAACCAATTCACAGCCTATTTCGCTGGATGCCATCGATCAGGTACAGATCAACGTAGCACCTTATGATGTTACCCAATCCGGCTTCACCGGCGCGGGCGTGAATACGGTTACCAAAAGCGGTAGCAATAAGTTTACCGGTACGGTGTATGCCTTTTTCCGTAATGATGCCCTGTCCGGCAATAAAATAGACGGCCAGAAGATACCGGTGCCTACCCTGGAACATTTCCAGGCGGGCTTTTCACTGGGTGGTGCCATCAAAAAAAATAAGCTGTACTATTTCATCAACTTTGAATCAGAGCAGCGGAAAGATGAAGCCAGCGCCTATGTGGCGGCCAATGCCGGCAATAAGGGCGATGTCACCACTTCCCGCGTACTGGAGGATGATTTGCTGGCAGTAAGTGCCGTATTGAGCAAACGATATGGCTATGAAACCGGACCATATCAGGATTATAACCTGAAACGCAGCAACTATAAATGGCTGGCGAAACTGGACTGGGTCATCAACAGTAAACATGCCCTTTCCTTTACCTATAATGGTCTGCAAGGTTCGCAGGACAAAGGCGCCCATCCCAATGCCATCAACCGTCGTGGCCCGGATGCCATTACCCTGCAGTTCCGCAATGCCGGTTATGAAATGGTGAACCAGCTGCATTCATTCGGGCTGGAATTAAAATCCAATTTCAGCGATACCTATGCAAATAAATTCCGTGCGGTATATACTTCTTTCCGGGATCGGCGGAATCCTTTTTCGGAACCTTTCCCCGTGCTGAATATCACGAAGTTTAATGTGCCTTATATCGTAGCGGGATATGAACCTTTTTCCATCAATAACCGGCTTAACCAGGATGCATTGCAGCTGACCAACAACTTCAATATTATCCTGCCTAAACATACGATTACGGTGGGAGCTTCCTACGAGCAGTTTAAATTCGGTAACTCTTTTAACCTTACCGGTTTCGGCTATACGATCTTTTCCGGCATCGATATCAATACTTTCCTGACGACGGCTGCAGCCGGCGGCTATGATGCCAATGTCACCTATGCCCGTAACCGGGCGGCGGCCAATCAGTGGACCTGGTATTACCTCACCGTGGGACAGTTGTCTGCCTACGTACAGGACGAATGGAATGCTGCCAATAACCTGAAAATTACCTATGGGGTGCGGGCAGACAAGGCATTGTATTTCCCTTCCAAAGCCAGCTATAACAGTCCTAATGTGAATCCGGATGGTACGCTTAGCGGTACCTATCTAACGGGTACGCCTACTGTGCCGAATAAAGATAACCTGGTATTGTATGATGAAGCCGGTAACCGGGTGAAGAATGGCCCGGGAGAAGCCATCGATAATACCCGTATGCCTTCCGGCAAGATCCTGATATCGCCCCGTCTGGGTTTCAACTGGGATATTAATGGCGATAAAAAAGTACAGCTGCGTGGGGGAACCGGTATCTTCACCGGCCGCTTTCCGTTTGTATGGGTAGGTAATGCCATCGGTAATCCGTTTACCGGATATTACAACGTGACGGCGCATGACTTTAAATGGCCGCAGATCTGGCGTTCCAATATCGGCCTGGATTACCGGCTGCCGGTAGGTACCATCCTTACTGCTGATGTAGCCTATTCCAAAGACCTGAATGCCATGATGGTACGTGATTATGGATTAGGTACACCCAATGGCCGCTTAAATTCCGGTACCGGCGATACCCGCAGCGTATACCTGCCGGGAGATAAAGGCAATACCGGTACCTATGTGTTTACCAATGCCAATGTAGGCTACTCTTTCAATACCTCTTTACAGGCACAGCAAAACTTCCGGAAAGGATACTTTTTAACTTTCGGTTATAACTACCTGGTGGCAAAAGATGCCAGCTCTATTTCCGCCGAAATTTCGGGAGATGCATTTGACCGGAATCCTGTATTGGGGAATGCCAATAAAGCCGTGGAATCGGCCTCTTTATACGGTAATACACACCGGTTTACGCTGGCTGGTATCAAGAAGTTTGAATATGGTAAAGGTAAATACGCTACCACCATTTCCTTCTTTGGCAGCTGGACCAGCGGTAACCGCTTTTCATATGTATATGGCGGAGACATTAACAACGACGGTTCTCCGTCGAATGACCTCCTCTATGTACCTACCCGTTCAGAAGTGGGTAATATGAATTTTGCCGCCTATACAGATGCGGCAGGGCGTTTACAGGATGCTGCAGCGCAGGGCGCGGCACTCGAAGCCTTTATAGACCAGGACAAGTACCTGCGTCAGCACAGAGGACAATACACGGGTAAGTATGAAGGTACTACTCCCTGGTTCAGTCAATTGGACCTGCGTATTTTGCAGGACTTTAATTTCCGGACCAAAGAGCACGTACGTACGCTGCAACTCAGTATTGATGTCGTGAACCTGGGTAACCTGCTGAACAGCAGCTGGGGCCTCCGTAAATATGCAAGTCCGACGGGTTATTACCAGCCGCTTACCTACACCGGTAAAGATGCCGGCGGCAAAGCCGTTTATCAGTTTGATCCGTCACAGACATCCACCTTTATTACCAGCCCGGATCTGCCATCCCGCTGGCAGCTACAGGTAGGATTACGTTATACTTTCTAA
- a CDS encoding sensor histidine kinase codes for MPFIEKIVSFSTRHRVLAHLLFWLGFYMLSISQFDRWDPSHPYGESFLKPCIDGLFYLTFSMMATYFLTYRILPAVLKSHNYILVTLELIVGSYLICVYQRIVVVHVMEPIVRTPPFSQESIGEILIDLPKLFRSYFLHTFSISIIFIFIKLIKDQYLANKLTLEQEKQKAEIELKSLKAQLNPHFLFNTLNNIYSLSLMNSPQTSASIARLSAILDHLLYRCGDLLVPVSHEITLLQNYIELEKLRYDDRLLVSFQHEMDRDARIAPLILLSLVENAFKHGAGEDIGSPFIRIELSLRDHHFHFNIKNTFLAVREKDDSLKIGLANIRKQLELIYPNAHRIETRAGEGIFTVDLQLFLKDA; via the coding sequence ATGCCTTTCATTGAAAAAATAGTATCCTTTAGTACGCGTCACAGAGTGCTGGCCCATCTGTTGTTCTGGCTTGGGTTTTACATGCTGTCTATTTCCCAGTTTGATCGTTGGGACCCGTCCCATCCTTACGGAGAGTCATTCCTGAAACCGTGCATCGATGGCCTGTTTTATCTCACGTTTTCGATGATGGCGACTTATTTTCTGACTTACCGGATATTGCCGGCGGTATTGAAGTCGCATAACTATATATTGGTGACGCTGGAGTTGATTGTTGGGAGTTATCTGATTTGCGTGTATCAGCGGATTGTGGTGGTACACGTTATGGAACCCATCGTAAGAACGCCGCCATTCTCACAGGAATCAATAGGAGAAATCCTGATAGACCTGCCTAAATTATTCCGGTCTTATTTTCTGCATACTTTTTCCATCTCTATTATTTTTATTTTTATCAAATTAATCAAAGACCAGTATCTCGCCAATAAGCTAACGCTGGAGCAGGAAAAACAAAAAGCAGAAATCGAACTGAAATCATTGAAAGCGCAGTTGAATCCGCATTTTCTGTTTAACACACTGAATAATATCTATTCCCTGTCATTGATGAATTCTCCGCAAACATCTGCCTCCATCGCCCGGCTATCTGCCATCCTGGATCATTTGTTATACCGGTGCGGAGATTTGCTGGTACCCGTTTCGCACGAGATTACCTTGCTGCAGAATTATATCGAACTGGAAAAACTGCGGTATGATGACCGGTTGCTGGTTAGTTTTCAGCATGAAATGGATCGGGATGCCCGCATTGCACCACTCATCCTGTTGTCGCTGGTGGAAAACGCGTTTAAACATGGTGCGGGGGAAGATATAGGGAGCCCGTTTATCCGGATTGAATTGTCGCTCCGGGATCATCACTTTCATTTCAACATAAAAAATACTTTCTTAGCAGTAAGAGAAAAAGATGATTCCTTAAAAATAGGGCTGGCCAATATACGCAAACAACTGGAGCTGATTTATCCCAATGCCCACCGGATAGAAACGCGGGCGGGGGAAGGCATTTTTACCGTAGATCTGCAATTGTTTTTAAAGGATGCCTGA
- a CDS encoding GNAT family N-acetyltransferase: MILLAPTQYYKLTAPIQQVTLNYLFARSIIEHQVAGRVYADQEENPTTFYVCHPYGLCLLFGDCNNPVFNEAFRNYALNTTKSRQTPEWMIAAPDAWHPVLAALFKDSLVKLEDNPHDAQDVIELNARVNFRFNKTKYLDSILQNRPENPLIKTIPTDEYSYNAMKGNVVPAYFWKDAADFVKNGAGCSVYYNNELAATAYAAGIFDGQLELGIETQAAFRGKGLAYLACAGLIDYCLENELEPVWACRLSNTGSYRLALKLGFEPVQTFPFYRLIS, encoded by the coding sequence ATGATACTTTTAGCACCAACACAGTATTACAAATTAACGGCACCCATCCAACAGGTTACACTCAATTATCTTTTTGCCCGCTCTATCATTGAACACCAGGTAGCTGGCCGCGTGTATGCAGACCAGGAAGAAAATCCAACTACTTTTTACGTATGCCATCCTTACGGATTGTGCCTGTTATTTGGCGATTGCAATAACCCGGTTTTTAATGAAGCTTTCCGGAACTATGCACTGAATACAACTAAAAGCAGGCAAACACCAGAGTGGATGATCGCCGCTCCCGATGCGTGGCATCCGGTATTGGCAGCGCTTTTCAAAGATTCGTTGGTAAAGCTGGAAGACAATCCGCATGACGCACAGGATGTCATTGAGTTAAATGCCCGGGTGAATTTCCGGTTTAATAAAACAAAATACCTGGATAGTATCCTGCAAAACAGGCCCGAAAATCCCCTCATAAAAACGATTCCTACAGACGAGTATAGTTACAATGCCATGAAAGGAAATGTAGTACCAGCCTATTTCTGGAAAGATGCCGCTGATTTTGTAAAAAATGGCGCCGGATGCAGTGTGTATTACAATAATGAACTGGCTGCCACTGCTTATGCCGCGGGTATTTTCGACGGACAGCTGGAGCTGGGCATTGAAACCCAGGCGGCCTTCCGGGGCAAAGGCCTGGCTTATCTCGCTTGTGCCGGTTTGATCGATTACTGTCTGGAGAATGAGCTGGAACCCGTGTGGGCCTGCCGGCTGTCGAATACAGGGTCTTACAGGCTTGCCCTTAAACTGGGTTTTGAACCGGTACAGACATTCCCTTTCTACCGTCTGATCAGCTGA
- a CDS encoding LytR/AlgR family response regulator transcription factor produces MKIKCLIVDDEPLARQLLQNHIAQMDMLEVVGQCSNAIKAAEMLRTTAVDLLFLDIKMPQITGIDFLKTLKNPPCVIFTTAYREYALEGYELDVLDYLLKPITFDRFFKAIERYYVRMSPRETVVRPAAVPEESIFIKTGTRFHKLNAAEVLYIESIKDYIVVHRQGKEKLSAKYKIGDLEEDLKDKGFLRIHRSFIVNLNKITAFSAQDVEIGAVQLPVGNSYKEYVFKVLKVS; encoded by the coding sequence GTGAAAATAAAGTGTTTAATAGTAGATGATGAGCCTCTGGCGAGGCAACTGTTGCAGAACCATATTGCGCAGATGGACATGCTGGAAGTTGTCGGGCAATGTTCCAACGCTATCAAGGCAGCGGAGATGCTGCGTACTACTGCGGTAGATTTATTATTCCTGGATATTAAGATGCCGCAGATAACCGGTATTGATTTTTTAAAGACCCTCAAAAATCCGCCCTGCGTTATCTTTACCACCGCTTATCGGGAGTATGCCCTGGAAGGGTATGAACTGGATGTACTGGATTATTTGCTGAAGCCCATTACCTTCGATCGTTTCTTTAAAGCCATCGAACGTTATTATGTCCGGATGTCGCCCCGGGAAACGGTAGTGCGGCCGGCTGCTGTACCGGAAGAATCCATTTTTATTAAAACGGGTACCCGGTTCCATAAGCTGAATGCGGCGGAGGTATTGTACATTGAAAGTATCAAAGACTATATTGTTGTGCATCGGCAGGGAAAGGAGAAATTATCTGCCAAATACAAAATCGGAGATCTGGAAGAAGACCTGAAAGACAAAGGCTTCCTGCGTATTCACCGTTCCTTTATCGTCAACCTGAATAAGATCACTGCCTTTTCTGCACAGGATGTGGAAATAGGCGCGGTGCAATTGCCGGTGGGCAACAGTTATAAAGAGTATGTTTTTAAAGTGTTGAAAGTTTCCTGA
- a CDS encoding peroxiredoxin — translation MITDLTYLLPDLPVPEDDGACAHLTGMALPDIALMATSGALVRLQDISGRVVIYCYPMTGPAEVPLPAGWDEIPGARGCTPQACSFRDHYRELQQLNTQVFGMSTQMPAVQRTEKERIHLPFDLLSDEALLFSHALQLPLHYVEGLVLQKRVTLIVEGGKIRKYFYPVFPPDKNIDVVLEYLKEYCL, via the coding sequence ATGATAACAGACCTGACTTACTTACTACCGGATTTACCGGTACCTGAAGATGACGGCGCCTGTGCGCATTTAACCGGTATGGCATTGCCGGATATTGCCTTAATGGCCACCAGTGGAGCGCTGGTACGATTGCAGGATATCAGCGGCCGCGTAGTGATTTATTGTTACCCGATGACAGGGCCGGCAGAAGTGCCTTTACCGGCAGGATGGGATGAAATCCCCGGCGCCCGCGGATGTACGCCACAGGCTTGTTCTTTTCGTGATCATTACCGGGAGTTGCAGCAACTGAATACGCAGGTATTTGGCATGAGTACCCAGATGCCTGCGGTACAACGCACCGAAAAAGAGCGTATCCATCTGCCATTTGATCTGCTGAGTGATGAAGCCTTGTTGTTCAGTCATGCGCTGCAGTTACCCCTGCATTATGTGGAAGGACTGGTATTACAGAAACGGGTGACATTGATAGTGGAAGGAGGAAAGATCCGTAAATATTTCTATCCGGTATTTCCACCCGATAAAAACATTGATGTGGTATTGGAATATTTAAAGGAGTACTGTTTGTAA
- a CDS encoding TonB-dependent receptor domain-containing protein — protein MKTTNMLWWLLLLTCSLHVSSQSLSTITIKGKLLAAPTKAPIPGAIVRFQQHTTSNILPVTTDATGTFTLRIPTGKWRVTLEALTFKTQYFPSLYLTRDTTFGDIYLEEDTKQLNTVTVTAAKSDIELKTDKKVFNVGKDIISKGGNANDILNNVPSVSVDIAGAVSLRGNENVRILINGKPSMLTVNNGLRQISAASIEKVEVITNPSAAHEAQGGAGIINIILKKNSQTGFNGSLQAGLGSPANNSINANLSYKTKKINLFGNIGYQYRAVDLNNDIYRANYRKDQSPVLRQYNASSNTDGNVNVYIGGDYYINDKNTLTGSYYHTTIQNKNTSSYDYFYLNQLQQPDSILSRREDYREPQVFNELELNYVKTFRQPGRKWTTNLQYDFWHDDENQDIRQQSLHPYTPAVSRQVTRDLESSNDFYLQSDYVTPVKKGGRLEMGLRANIRAIRSDYSASIDNIAQEQYTNKLYYDENIYGGYIQYGNKLKRFNYLLGLRSELSNIHISDRKQTLDKTKNYINLFPTVHLQYHLQEGTDLQLSYSRRINRPKFWQLNTFGGLSDTRNLTVGNPDLDPMYTNSFELGLLKKTGPFSFNPAVYYQYTTNYFDYILRQTEAGYFVRTPVNLSNENRYGAELATTYNPFAWWRLSLDINYFRFTQQGSFEGVSYQVSDQSWFTTFRSGFKFPEILAVDFSVNYRGEKKNVQTITKAQYRANIGVSKDFWHDKMTLSFTVNNLFDSQVRQQQTSTDTYFLDDTFRVNGRFFTGTVVYRFNRKKDQADRLPKEK, from the coding sequence ATGAAAACAACCAATATGCTTTGGTGGCTGCTATTACTCACCTGCAGCCTCCATGTCAGCAGCCAATCCCTGTCCACTATTACCATCAAAGGGAAGCTCCTCGCCGCCCCCACCAAAGCACCCATACCCGGGGCTATCGTCCGGTTTCAACAACACACTACCAGTAATATATTGCCGGTGACAACTGATGCTACGGGCACTTTTACCCTGCGCATTCCTACCGGTAAATGGCGGGTCACCCTGGAAGCATTAACCTTTAAAACACAGTACTTCCCCTCCCTGTACCTGACCCGCGATACCACTTTCGGGGATATTTACCTGGAAGAAGATACCAAACAACTGAACACTGTCACAGTCACAGCGGCCAAATCAGATATAGAACTAAAAACCGATAAAAAGGTATTCAATGTCGGGAAAGATATTATCTCCAAAGGCGGTAATGCCAACGATATTCTGAACAACGTTCCTTCCGTCAGTGTGGATATAGCCGGCGCCGTCAGCCTGCGGGGCAATGAGAATGTACGAATCCTTATTAACGGCAAACCATCTATGCTCACAGTCAATAATGGACTCCGGCAGATCAGCGCCGCCAGTATTGAAAAAGTGGAAGTGATCACCAATCCTTCTGCTGCGCATGAAGCGCAGGGCGGTGCAGGTATTATCAACATCATCCTGAAAAAAAACAGTCAGACCGGGTTCAATGGTTCTTTGCAGGCAGGCCTGGGTAGTCCGGCGAACAATAGTATAAATGCCAACCTGAGTTACAAAACAAAAAAGATCAATCTCTTTGGCAATATCGGCTATCAATACCGCGCAGTTGACCTGAACAACGATATATACCGGGCCAATTACCGCAAAGATCAATCCCCTGTACTCCGGCAATACAACGCGTCTTCCAACACCGATGGTAACGTGAACGTATATATCGGCGGCGATTATTACATCAACGATAAAAACACGCTGACAGGTAGTTATTACCACACCACTATCCAGAATAAAAACACGTCTTCCTATGATTATTTCTATCTTAATCAGCTGCAACAACCGGATAGTATACTCTCCCGCCGGGAAGACTACCGCGAGCCTCAGGTATTTAATGAACTGGAATTGAACTACGTAAAAACATTCCGGCAGCCCGGCAGGAAGTGGACCACCAACCTTCAGTATGATTTCTGGCATGATGATGAAAACCAGGATATCCGGCAGCAAAGCCTTCATCCTTATACCCCCGCAGTATCCCGGCAGGTAACCAGAGACCTGGAAAGCAGCAATGATTTCTACCTGCAAAGCGATTATGTAACGCCCGTTAAAAAAGGCGGCCGGCTGGAAATGGGGCTACGCGCCAATATCCGGGCCATCAGAAGCGACTATTCTGCCAGCATCGACAATATTGCACAGGAGCAGTATACGAACAAACTATATTATGATGAAAATATTTACGGCGGATATATACAGTATGGTAATAAACTGAAACGTTTCAATTATTTGCTGGGCCTGCGTTCCGAACTATCCAACATCCATATTTCCGATAGAAAGCAAACCCTGGACAAAACCAAGAACTACATCAACCTCTTTCCGACTGTACACCTGCAATACCACCTGCAGGAAGGTACCGACCTGCAACTCAGCTACAGCCGCCGTATTAACCGGCCTAAATTCTGGCAGCTGAATACATTTGGCGGACTTTCCGATACCCGTAACCTCACAGTAGGAAATCCGGATCTCGACCCGATGTATACCAATTCCTTTGAATTAGGCTTATTGAAAAAAACAGGTCCTTTCAGCTTTAATCCGGCCGTTTATTATCAATACACCACCAATTACTTCGACTATATTCTCCGGCAAACGGAAGCCGGTTATTTTGTACGTACGCCGGTGAACCTCAGTAATGAAAACCGCTATGGCGCCGAGCTGGCGACTACCTATAATCCCTTCGCCTGGTGGCGGTTATCGCTGGACATTAACTATTTCCGGTTCACGCAACAAGGATCTTTTGAAGGCGTTTCCTACCAGGTCTCTGACCAAAGCTGGTTCACTACTTTTCGCTCCGGTTTTAAATTTCCGGAGATACTGGCAGTGGATTTCAGCGTCAACTACCGCGGTGAGAAAAAGAATGTACAAACGATTACCAAAGCACAATACCGCGCCAACATAGGCGTATCAAAAGATTTCTGGCACGATAAAATGACCTTATCTTTTACCGTCAACAACCTGTTCGACTCGCAGGTAAGACAACAACAAACCAGCACCGACACCTATTTTCTGGATGATACCTTCCGGGTCAACGGCCGCTTTTTTACCGGCACAGTGGTATACCGCTTCAACCGGAAAAAAGATCAGGCAGACCGTCTACCTAAAGAAAAATAA
- a CDS encoding PhnA domain-containing protein yields the protein MKLEEQLLNRSGHKCELCQSADTVKLFEVLPQSGNDADNCIMICDTCRTQIERKAELDSNHWRGLAEVMWSEVPGIQVVTWRMLHRLKQESWAMESLDMMYLPDEVLDWAKATGDHENDAAVELHKDCNGNLLQNGDAVTLIKSLDVKGSTLNAKMGTVVKNIRLVPDNTEQIEGKIEGQLIVILTKYVRKQ from the coding sequence ATGAAACTGGAAGAACAATTATTGAACAGGAGCGGCCATAAATGTGAGTTGTGCCAATCCGCGGACACGGTGAAATTATTTGAAGTGTTGCCACAATCCGGCAATGATGCAGACAACTGTATCATGATCTGTGATACCTGCCGGACGCAGATAGAACGCAAAGCAGAGCTGGACAGTAATCACTGGCGCGGTCTTGCCGAAGTGATGTGGAGTGAAGTACCGGGCATCCAGGTAGTGACCTGGCGGATGCTGCACCGCCTGAAACAGGAAAGCTGGGCTATGGAGAGTCTGGATATGATGTACCTGCCGGATGAAGTGCTGGACTGGGCCAAAGCAACCGGTGATCATGAAAATGATGCGGCCGTGGAATTACATAAAGATTGCAACGGCAACCTGCTGCAAAACGGAGATGCCGTAACATTAATCAAATCCCTGGATGTAAAAGGATCTACCTTAAATGCCAAAATGGGTACGGTCGTGAAAAACATCCGGTTAGTACCGGATAACACCGAACAGATTGAAGGAAAAATAGAAGGACAGTTAATCGTGATCCTCACCAAATATGTAAGAAAACAATAG